In Trichoderma asperellum chromosome 1, complete sequence, a single window of DNA contains:
- a CDS encoding uncharacterized protein (MEROPS:MER0013463~BUSCO:EOG092D1OF2) — MKLPRPSFRSLVQPSRKLLPLQRGGITQTAYQRPHHVFSRPQRSYSSVVSAANVQFGQPVHETHPHILKAGELTPGISAQEYADRRAALADAMSEGGVAVLHAASLQYKSGAVFHPYRQETNFLWLTGWDEPDAMAIIEKTGPKWGDYLFHMFVKAKNPREEQWSGYRNGVQAAQDVWNVDEAWSMDRIDSVLPRLLDSAKLIYTDVESARASNNSLWRFITGSNGPAKTPLYPVMNKLRVIKSPAEVTNMRLAGQISGRAITNAMRRSWIKEKDLHAYLDYEFTINGCDGPAYIPVVAGGPRANCIHYTVNNNVFNNDELILVDAGGQYGTYITDISRTWPASGKFTPAQRDLYEAVLKVQRTSVSLCRESARLSLEDIHGITARGLVDQLKSIGFSNLTTGNIDQLFPHHVGHYIGLDVHDCPGYSRREILRRGHCVTVEPGVYVPDDERWPVHFRGMGIRIEDSICVDEDAPYILTTEAVKEVADIEALRD; from the exons ATGAAGCTCCCCAGGCCATCATTCCGGAGCCTCGTCCAGCCATCCCGGAAACTGCTGCCCCTGCAGCGCGGCGGCATCACCCAAACCGCCTATCAAAGACCGCATCATGTCTTTTCGCGGCCTCAGCGAAGCTACAGCTCCGTAGTATCAGCAGCCAATGTTCAGTTTGGCCAACCAGTCCATGAGACACATCCCCACATCCTCAAGGCTGGCGAGC TGACCCCCGGCATCAGCGCTCAAGAATATGCCGACCGTCGGGCTGCTCTCGCTGACGCCATGTCCGAGGGCGGCGTCGCTGTCCTCCATGCCGCGTCTCTCCAGTACAAATCCGGTGCCGTATTTCACCCTTACCGCCAGGAAACCAACTTCCTCTGGCTGACGGGATGGGACGAGCCGGATGCCATGGCCATTATTGAGAAGACTGGGCCAAAATGGGGTGACTATCTCTTCCATATGTTTGTCAAGGCGAAAAACCCCCGAGAAGAGCAGTGGTCCGGCTATCGCAACGGCGTCCAGGCCGCCCAGGACGTGTGGAATGTAGACGAGGCTTGGTCCATGGACAGAATCGACTCGGTGCTGCCCAGGCTCCTCGACTCGGCCAAGCTCATCTACACCGATGTCGAGTCGGCCAGGGCGTCCAACAACTCGCTATGGCGCTTCATCACCGGCAGCAACGGCCCTGCCAAGACGCCCCTGTATCCCGTCATGAACAAGCTTCGGGTCATCAAGAGCCCAGCAGAGGTGACCAACATGCGCCTGGCCGGCCAAATCTCCGGTCGTGCCATCACAAACGCGATGCGGCGATCGTGGATCAAGGAAAAGGACCTGCACGCCTATCTCGACTACGAATTCACCATCAACGGCTGTGATGGGCCAGCTTACATCCCCGTCGTGGCAGGCGGCCCACGCGCCAACTGCATTCATTACACCGTGAACAACAACGTCTTCAACAACGACgagctcatcctcgtcgacgCCGGCGGCCAGTACGGCACCTACATCACCGACATTTCGCGGACGTGGCCCGCCTCGGGCAAGTTCACCCCGGCCCAGCGAGACCTCTACGAAGCCGTGCTCAAGGTCCAGCGGACAAGCGTCTCCCTCTGCCGCGAATCTGCCCGGCTGTCGCTAGAGGACATCCACGGCATTACGGCCCGTGGCCTGGTCGACCAGCTCAAGAGCATCGGCTTCAGCAACCTGACCACGGGCAACATTGACCAGCTGTTCCCCCACCATGTGGGACACTACATCGGCCTGGACGTGCATGACTGCCCAGGGTACAGCAGGAGAGAGATTCTGCGGAGGGGCCACTGCGTTACCGTCGAGCCGGGCGTCTACGTCCCGGACGACGAGCGGTGGCCCGTTCATTTCAGGGGTATGGGCATTCGCATCGAGGACAGCATCTGCGTGGACGAGGACGCGCCGTATATTCTCACCACCGAGGCTGTCAAGGAAGTTGCGGATATTGAAGCGTTACgagactaa
- the ATG12 gene encoding Ubiquitin-like protein, translated as MDPPSDLLAPPPSQPASPMPDADSDANNNSSSNRDSGAASPEIPLTLSASVVLADLPRDATAALASAGGFPATSKVVVKFKAVGSAPALQQDVCKISAARKFEEVVRYLRRKLRCKDTDSVFLYVNSAFAPSLDEVVGNLHQCFKNAHDQLVVAYSITPAFG; from the exons ATGGACCCCCCCTCCGACTTACTCGCCCCCCCGCCATCCCAGCCCGCCTCGCCCATGCCAGACGCAGACTCGGacgccaacaacaacagcagcagcaacagagacAGCGGCGCGGCCTCGCCCGAGATCCCCCTGACGCTGAGCGCGTCCGTGGTGCTGGCCGACCTGCCGCGAGACGCCACGGCGGCGCTGGCCAGCGCTGGCGGGTTCCCCGCGACGAGCAAGGTGGTGGTCAAGTTCAAGGCCGTGGGGTCGGCGCCGGCGCTGCAGCAGGACGTGTGCAAGATCTCGGCGGCGCGCAAGTTTGAGGAGGTGGTGCGGTATCTGCGGCGGAAGCTGCGGTGCAAGGACACGGACAGCGTGTTTCTGTATGTGAATAGTGCGTTTGCGCCGTCGTTGGATGAGGTGGTGGGCAATTTACACCAG TGCTTCAAAAATGCTCATGATCAACTAGTTGTGGCCTATTCCATAACTCCGGCGTTTGGATGA
- a CDS encoding uncharacterized protein (TransMembrane:1 (n5-13c18/19o42-57i)) has product MMRNIAVFVCCPLCPVRAGACKSNSHSLKRDHNPHQQQHHLHHILIPILWLFVFYMSKSKGLPQGSHIHGHGESATVRERSKNAKQGASAKPSFYPLRTVPS; this is encoded by the coding sequence ATGATGCGAAATATTGCTGTCTTTGTTTGTTGCCCTTTGTGCCCCGTGCGTGCTGGTGCATGTAAGTCAAATTCTCACTCTCTCAAACGTGACCACAACCcacatcagcagcagcatcatctccatcatatTCTCATCCCCATCCTttggctttttgttttttacaTGTCCAAATCAAAAGGCTTACCGCAAGGCTCTCACATCCACGGCCACGGCGAATCCGCCACGGTCCGAGAACGTTCAAAAAATGCGAAACAAGGTGCCTCGGCTAAACCAAGTTTCTATCCTCTTCGCACCGTGCCGAGTTAA